A single Neoarius graeffei isolate fNeoGra1 chromosome 23, fNeoGra1.pri, whole genome shotgun sequence DNA region contains:
- the LOC132871271 gene encoding uncharacterized protein LOC132871271, translating to MSVKTIYRPVHTYYRACAGVKGRGLIGDENMAANKPTLRKCALWKKAELQRHMRERGMPTTMGVEELRALAYATDILKIQPVPSKEDEEKSRSECYRKLLCIDGKELPDPLELKYGWVGETNGMSQWPPTMITDISTYLKVNNEVDLEHRLMGEYKEGKAYSYFASNFVRETLYHGISDSPYCFMKTESGRSQRRNDEDHQVWICINKKRGTVLSAYCSCFAVLSSTCNHVAAVLFKMDFAWQQGFTNKSVTDMPSQWTQPKGKTTGPDVMEMGDLEWVKPRYGKKKNSTNSSSQCLKSQNLQSPSLQELMAALYASNRDSCVLQYAAPECIASYCPEDDVNVEMSFCNKMQK from the exons atgtcagtgaaaactatctatagaccaGTTCACACGTATTACCGCGCATGCGCAGGGGTCAAAGGTCGAGGCCTCATCGGAGATGAAAACATGGCAGCAAACAAGCCAACCCTTAGGAAATGCGCCTTATGGAAGAAGGCAGAATTGCAGAGGCATATGAGAGAACGGGGAATGCCAACTACCATGGGGGTAGAAGAGTTAAGGGCGCTTGCATATGccacagatattttgaaaatccagcctgtaccatccaaggaagacgaagaaaaatcgag ATCAGAATGCTACAGAAAGCTACTCTGCATCGATGGAAAGGAGCTCCCAGATCCCCTTGAACTGAAATATGGATGGGTGGGTGAGACGAACGGCATGAGCCAGTGGCCGCCAACAATGATTACAGACATTTCAACTTACCTGAAAGTCAACAATGAAGTTGATCTGGAgcatcgattaatgggagagtacAAGGAGGGCAAGGCATACAGCTATTTCGCATCAAACTTTGTTAGAGAAACACTGTATCATGGGATAAGCGATAGCCCCTATTGTTTTATGAAGACGGAAAGTGGTCGTTCACAGAGGAGAAATGACGAGGACCACCAAGTGTGGATTTGCATCAACAAGAAACGAGGCACGGTGTTATCTGCTTACTGCTCCTGCTTTGCTGT GCTGTCGTCCACCTGCAACCATGTTGCGGCTGTGCTGTTCAAGATGGACTTCGCCTGGCAACAGGGATTTACGAACAAGTCTGTCACTGACATGCCATCTCAGTGGACGCAACCGAAGGGAAAGACAACCGGTCCAGATGTGATGGAGATGGGGGATTTGGAGTGGGTGAAACCAAGGTATGGCAAGAAAAAGAACAGTACTAATTCATCGTCTCAGTGTTTAAAGTCACAGAATTTGCAAAGTCCTTCCCTTCAGGAGTTGATGGCAGCACTATACGCATCCAACAGAGATTCATGTGTCTTGCAATATGCAGCTCCAGAATGCATTGCATCatattgtccagaagatgatgttAACGTAGAAATGTCTTTCTGTaataaaatgcaaaaataa